A DNA window from Gigantopelta aegis isolate Gae_Host chromosome 4, Gae_host_genome, whole genome shotgun sequence contains the following coding sequences:
- the LOC121372149 gene encoding uncharacterized protein LOC121372149 encodes MAANKALCGLVAFMLAGMVISTPVHPGISLTDMSADNACLFVCNICFDGHFDLMMTCANKICRPGMNGLGFIWVGHHCKNYNLMEKYMTK; translated from the exons ATGGCCGCGAATAAAGCTCTGTGTGGACTGGTTGCCTTCATGCTGGCCGGTATGGTCATCTCGACGCCTGTACATCCGGGTATCAGTCTGACGGACATGAGCGCAGACAACGCCTGTCTGTTCGTCTGTAACATCTGCTTTGATGGACAC TTTGACCTCATGATGACCTGCGCCAACAAAATCTGCAGACCCGGAATGAACGGCCTGGGATTCATCTGGGTGGGACACCACTGCAAGAACTACAACCTCATGGAGAAATATATGACGAAATGA